CGGGTCACCGGCTCCGACCTGACGCCCATGCTGGCGGAACGGGCCGCGAGGGAGGGCATGAGCATCTACGGCCTCGGCAGCGCGCAGGGCGTGGCCGAAAAGGCCATGGATATCCTGAAGAAACGGCATCCCGATCTCAAGGTTGCGGGAACCTTCTCGCCGCCTTTTGCCCCCCTGCTCGAAATGGATCACCGCAAAATCCTGCAAAAGCTCGAACGGGCCGGGCCGGACATCCTCTTCGTTGCGCTCGGGGCCCCCAAGCAGGACAAGTTCATCAGCATGCATGTGCGCGGATGGAATGTTCCCGTCGCCATGGGCGTCGGCGCTTCGCTCGATTTCATCACCGGCGAGCAGCGCCGGGCGCCCTTGTGGATGCGCAAGCACCATCTCGAATGGTTCTGGCGCATCTGCTGCAATCCCCGGCGGCTATTGGTTCGCTACCTCGAAAACGTCCGCTTCCTGCTGTCCGCATCGCGGCAAATGTATTTGATCCATCGAATGGCCGACAAACCCCGCCCGTTCGAGGCGCTGGAGGAGCGCGGTTTCCTCGAATTGGAAGACAAAGGAATTGCCGTGGAGCGCTTCCAGGGCTTCGAGTCCGAATCCGCCGCCCGCGGTTTGGTGGAACACATCGCCCATACCGCCAAGGGTATGAATCTGTTGCTCGACCTCCATGCCGTTCCCTGGCTGGACAGCCTGGAACTCGGCGCCCTCCTCGAAATCAACAAGCTTTGTCGCTCGTGGGGGAAACGGCTCATTCTCTAC
This DNA window, taken from Pontiella desulfatans, encodes the following:
- a CDS encoding WecB/TagA/CpsF family glycosyltransferase, translating into MQSDGSAPIPLVIYGVPFHNVTFEEAIDWIVERVRSGRPANIATANLDFVTRAWSDPELQRILIDADLVLADGFPIVKLAPFFGPALKDRVTGSDLTPMLAERAAREGMSIYGLGSAQGVAEKAMDILKKRHPDLKVAGTFSPPFAPLLEMDHRKILQKLERAGPDILFVALGAPKQDKFISMHVRGWNVPVAMGVGASLDFITGEQRRAPLWMRKHHLEWFWRICCNPRRLLVRYLENVRFLLSASRQMYLIHRMADKPRPFEALEERGFLELEDKGIAVERFQGFESESAARGLVEHIAHTAKGMNLLLDLHAVPWLDSLELGALLEINKLCRSWGKRLILYAPRPKVLRLLETCRLTDYFNTATRLDEVEAIARNLTEHLDGGTIYEEGSLKLELPMELTSATLPSYEKEAEFIRRELKEQGILKTVEVDAAQLDFIDSSGLGFLIALKKTTQDEGVSMSIANLPTKPRRTFEIARVDKVLLHA